The Candidatus Saccharibacteria bacterium RAAC3_TM7_1 nucleotide sequence TGATTGGGATCAGTATAGAGCGAAAGGCGATAACGAGTAGCAACAGCGATAGGCCGACAACAACGGCGAGATACACCGGTAGAGCGCTGGCCAGCTTGTCGTTGATATCAATGAGCATAGCGGTACTGCCAGTAACGGTAAACGTCGCACCTTTTAGCCATTTCTGCTGATTGTCTTGATCACGTAGGGCGTTTATAAGATCGGTCGTAGCCTTATCGGAAGGACCGGAGCTGGGAATAACCTGCAGTACACCGACGGTACCATCCTCGTTGATCATTGTCGGCAGTACCGTCTCGACATTGTTAAGCTTGGCAACCTCATTGCCGACTTTTGTCAGATGGAGGCGCTTGCCATACTCTTCAGCCTGAGCAGCTGAAATTTGCCCGGCTTTGGCTTGGTTCTGGGTTTTAGCGGCAACCAGCTCGGCGCTACTGACAGGCTCGAGCCCTTCAACCACCACCATGAGCGGCGCATTGTAACCTTCACCAAAGCTTTTGGTTACCGTATCGTAGGCTTTACGCTCGGTCGTATCCGCGGCAGCATATTGGTCGGTAGACATGCCTAGCTCCAGGGAGGGGGCAGGTAGCGCGATGGCGACAATGACGATCAGTGCCGCAAAAATGGCGACGAGCGGACGCTTCGTAACCAGCACACCCCATTTGTACCAAATATGTTTTCGCTCGTCGGTGGCATTATTTGCCTGAGCCGTGTCAGCTTTTCGCCTTTGCCGTTTGTGTATAATTTTCGAGCCGGCCAGCCGGAATAATGCCGGCAGGATAGTGATCGCCATTACCGCGGCAGCAGCTACAGCGGCAGCGGCAGTCAGCCCCATCGTTGTAATGAAAGGTATCCCGACGACGCTCAGTGCCGCCAGTGCGATTAGCACCGTGGCAGCAGCAAATATGACGGCATTGCCGGCAGTCATAGTCGCCCGTATAGCCGCCTTTTTGCGAGCCATACCATCACTCAGGTAGCTACGGTAACGACTGATAATAAATAACGAGTAGTCTATACCTACGGCGATACCGAGCATCGCTCCGATCGCTGGCGTCGATGTGTTGACATCGATAACCTGACTCAACCCAAACAGCCCCGCCATTGTCGCGCCAACTGCCGTAAAGGCAATCAGCAGCGGCATACCGGCTGCCACCAATGACCCGAACGTCACTATGAGCACCAAGAACGCCACAAGTACACCGACCGCTTCACCAGCGCCTAGTGGTTGGTGCGAGAACTTGTTAACCAAGTCACCGCCAGTCTCTATGGCTATACCCTCGCCTCTCGCGTCATCGACGATCGACTGAACTTGGTCGGTGGTAGATTTTTCGATTGCACCGGATTCTTCAACTAGCTGCACCTGGATAAGTGCGGCTTTTTTATCCTGGCTGATAGCGCTCGGATTTTCAAAGGGGTTCACCGCCCGCTTTACACCCTCAACTTCTGAAACGTCTTTAGTTAACGTGGTGATTTGACTTTTATAGCTCATAACCGTGCTATCACCAGCAACCGAAACGACGATACTACCAGCACTTTTGCCGGATTCTGGGAAATACTTGCTCATTGTCTCGACTCCGGTTTGTGCCTCAGTGCCAGGTACGGTCATAGCGTTGCCCGGCGCCTTGTAAAAGGTAGCTGCCGCTATCGCCAATAGTGCGACCACGACGACCCAGGCGAGAATTGTTCGCCACGGATGTTCAAAACTAAATTTACCGATCTGTTTTAGTAATTTTTGCAATTGTTCCTCCTGTTTTTTCAATATTTTCTAATAAACTTATAAATTCGCGGAGTGACTTTAGAGGTGTCGAGTACTGCGGTGTGTAGTAATAATTCACTCCTTTTCGATGTACGGTCAGCAGTCCGGCTTTTTTGAGAATTTTGATATGGTGCGAGACGGTCGGTCGCGCCAGGCCAGTCCGTTTGGTAAGCTGGGCAACATTTTTTGAGACATCGTCGGACAACAGCAGCATAATTTGCTGACGCACCGGGCTTCCGAGCGCGTTGAAAATAGGCAGATTTCGCTGCAGCAATTCCATAGCTCGTAGGTTTTTATTGTCCATTCATTAATAGTACTACATCGGTCGAAATTTTTCAACGTATATAAAAATATCTCCTTTACCTCTTATCCAGGGTTTCACCTTTAACAGATCAAATAAGGCCGGCTTCTATTTTTGAAGAAACCGGGAGTCATAAATCATACATGCCAATTAAAAAACCGAGGCTAGGCCTCGATGTTTTAATTGGTGGAGTTTTACAACTAAGTTCGAGCCGAATTTGAGCGCTAGGGCTGAAGCGTAAGCTTGGCCCCGATGCCTGCGGGCGTGTAACGCCCGCTCGTCCCACCAAAAAACCCTTTGCCTTATTTTTTATTTCCCCCACCGAGATTTCTTTTTTAGTTGAAAAGGGTGCCTTCTGGTGGTGGCGTATTGCTTGGCAACTTTGGCGATGTTACCTAACGAGATCTGTCGACCAGTTGTTAAGGATATCCTCTGTGTTCGCAACCCAGACATCGGAGCTTTCTGATGATTCTGCGTTTTCTGCAATGCTCTCGACGAGATTTCGGAGATTATCATGAGTAAAGCGTCTGCCAGACTTTCTAATTTGTTTGAGAGTTTTCAGAATTAAGACAAATTGGTTGATTGTGATTGGTGTAATCTTTTGCTTGCTGCCTTTGTAGCCATGGACATTAGCAATCCAAAATGTTTCGGCACTGTCGGTATGAATCGTCGGTGCGATAAATATACAATAGGCATTTTGATTTGTTGCCTCGAAGTCTCGGAGGTGTCGCATAACAGGTTGACCTTCGTTGTACCACTGGTCGCGCCCACTGAGCATCGTAACTTCACAAATCATATTGAAGTCGTCGTAGTAACACTCTATATCCGCCATGCCGCCAGGAGCAGTAGACGTTGGTTCATTATCATCTCCAACGGGATAGTTCGGCTTTATCTCCTTTGCGTCGTTGAGTGCGTGTAGTCCCATTGTTGAGAGATATTCTAGGCGTAGCGGTCGATTTTCAGCAGTAAAGATATTTTCTAGCTGCTCAATGTAGTCAGTGATTGATTCAACAGGTTGCGACTTTACGTGATTATCCTGCTCTTGCAGTTCTTTTCGCAAGGCTCGTAACTCACTAATGTAGTCGTTAAGCTCTGCTTCGCTCATTTCTGAGGTATTTTTTACGCTAAGAACTGACAAACCGAGATCTATTTGCAGACTACTAACATCATCGTAAACTTCAGACACTATTCCAGCTAACTTATCTTTAGTTTGCCACGGCAAACGTGGCTGACTATCGTCTGACATGTAACCCAAGTACTCATCTTTGTCGATGAACGTCTTTGGCTTGTAAAATGCTGTTTCAAATAGTGACTCAATCTCCGTATGACGGTTAGGCTCTAAGTCGATATAAAATCCATTACCACGAATACGAATGAACTTTGTAAGGCGGAAGTATCGTATTGCATTATCACCGTAATCACGTAGATTCTTAAGATGTGTATCTATTTCTTTTTGCACGCTTGAGCCAAGAAAGCTGACAGCAAAGCTACGTCGATAACTATCACGCATTGCCTTCCTGTCTGCCTTTGTTTTACCT carries:
- a CDS encoding ArsR family transcriptional regulator (RAAC3_TM7_1_918), whose product is MDNKNLRAMELLQRNLPIFNALGSPVRQQIMLLLSDDVSKNVAQLTKRTGLARPTVSHHIKILKKAGLLTVHRKGVNYYYTPQYSTPLKSLREFISLLENIEKTGGTIAKITKTDR
- a CDS encoding hypothetical protein (RAAC3_TM7_1_919), which codes for MSKMWSISTTVRSPERLRAFLVALQPLVGKEWNRDSQKEYQKLLIKNRLYGYGSQQFYNGLPPDVVATINDVDAEITGTIIDRIIEAKNYQDFSMRGRQSINPLTKFGFAFIDNGILKITELGQKLIASEKDSGDVFLKSFIKWQIPNPASNDYSDDGKYDVVPFVAMLKLISEVNKLWSDRGNKSVGISKREFCLFVPTLINYRDISRYANEIVKLREAQKGKTKADRKAMRDSYRRSFAVSFLGSSVQKEIDTHLKNLRDYGDNAIRYFRLTKFIRIRGNGFYIDLEPNRHTEIESLFETAFYKPKTFIDKDEYLGYMSDDSQPRLPWQTKDKLAGIVSEVYDDVSSLQIDLGLSVLSVKNTSEMSEAELNDYISELRALRKELQEQDNHVKSQPVESITDYIEQLENIFTAENRPLRLEYLSTMGLHALNDAKEIKPNYPVGDDNEPTSTAPGGMADIECYYDDFNMICEVTMLSGRDQWYNEGQPVMRHLRDFEATNQNAYCIFIAPTIHTDSAETFWIANVHGYKGSKQKITPITINQFVLILKTLKQIRKSGRRFTHDNLRNLVESIAENAESSESSDVWVANTEDILNNWSTDLVR
- a CDS encoding Drug exporter of the RND superfamily protein (RAAC3_TM7_1_917), with product MQKLLKQIGKFSFEHPWRTILAWVVVVALLAIAAATFYKAPGNAMTVPGTEAQTGVETMSKYFPESGKSAGSIVVSVAGDSTVMSYKSQITTLTKDVSEVEGVKRAVNPFENPSAISQDKKAALIQVQLVEESGAIEKSTTDQVQSIVDDARGEGIAIETGGDLVNKFSHQPLGAGEAVGVLVAFLVLIVTFGSLVAAGMPLLIAFTAVGATMAGLFGLSQVIDVNTSTPAIGAMLGIAVGIDYSLFIISRYRSYLSDGMARKKAAIRATMTAGNAVIFAAATVLIALAALSVVGIPFITTMGLTAAAAVAAAAVMAITILPALFRLAGSKIIHKRQRRKADTAQANNATDERKHIWYKWGVLVTKRPLVAIFAALIVIVAIALPAPSLELGMSTDQYAAADTTERKAYDTVTKSFGEGYNAPLMVVVEGLEPVSSAELVAAKTQNQAKAGQISAAQAEEYGKRLHLTKVGNEVAKLNNVETVLPTMINEDGTVGVLQVIPSSGPSDKATTDLINALRDQDNQQKWLKGATFTVTGSTAMLIDINDKLASALPVYLAVVVGLSLLLLVIAFRSILIPIKATLGYLLSVAAMFGALVAVFQWGWFGIAEAPAPIVSFLPLMALGILFGLAMDYQFFLVSSIREAHEHTDDPQKAIINGFSHGSKVVTAAALIMVAVFAGFITNDNSVVQALGFALAVGVFIDAFLVRMTIVPAVMRLMGKKAWWLPAWIGKIIPRIPID